TTCTGATATACCGGCATAGAGGTCGGTGCCGTCATGGGGCTTATACTGTTCCAATTGATTTAATAGTGGATTAATAATTTCGGGAGTGGCTGCCTGAAACCCCTTCGAAAAGTCAGTTGCTGAATTGTTAAACAGAACAATCTTGAAACGGTCATCTGACTGTAATTTCCCCAGCCCTTGTCGTACGCCTTCAACCAGAGTGCTGTATTTACCCTGCATCGAACCGGATACGTCCAGCACAAAGATCCAGTCTCGTCCTCCCTGAACAGCCGCAAGGTCGTCTCCAGGGGTCAGAGTCATTAAAAATGTGCCTTGAGAGTCCGTCGCTTTTTTATAACTTATCAGATCGACGCTACCGGGAAGATCTTGCTTAAGGCGCCAGTAAACAACGATATCCTGATTAAGACTGGCTGCGGGCAATATCCCGGCTGTTTGCGCCAGGACAGGGTTTAACTGCTGTACTTCTGGATCCTGCTCAATAGGTTGAGGCTCATCTGATGCTAAAGCGTCTGTTGAAAGGGCCCCTGACTGGTTCGCCATGCTGATCTGCCATTGGGTAGGGTTAAGCTGCTGAATCGATGCCTGAGGCTGTTGTGGGAGGCGGATAGAGTCGACCGGGTAACCTGAACCCAGCGTCATGTTGAAGCTGAATTTTTCATCGACGACTTCATTTCTGCTCCAGAATGCGTTTTTCTGGTCATCAACGCCGCCATCTTCTAGTGGGTAAACATAGCGTCCGATGCCGGAATCGACATGAGCAGGCTGAATATAGACTAACTTGATTCGCACATCACTGTTTGGCTGTACTGGTGTGACGCTAATGTCGAAGGTTTTATGGCTGTCTTTCTCAACTAATGCTGTCTCTCGTCCTGCCTGTTTTTCCTGCTCATAAATTTGCCGTGCCTGTTGTTTCTTTACGACTTCGCCGGTAACGGGCCTACCATCAATCCAGTAGGTAAACTCGCCAACGGCCGCATGCTCAGGTACTGGAAAACTATATATCGCTTCGAGTGCCTTATTACTGGGGTTATGAAATACCTGTTCTACGCTGGTGACAGCATAACTGTGTTCAAGCACCACATTGACATGGTGTTCTTTGATGCTCAGATCGGGCTGGCTTGAATTGGCTGGTTTTAGTAACCCTGCTGCGTCAGCAGAAGATGTGACTACGGAGCCTGCGGTAAGTGTAACGGCTATGGCGATAGCGCCGGAAAGTGATTTGATGTTCATATTGTCCTCTGTAGATCGGCTGATCAATGTCGGAGGGATAATGGGATATGAACAAACAGAACAGTAGATAAACAGTCGGGGTATCAGATAGTGATACCCGACGTTGAGGAAATTACACCTTAACTAACAGAAACATCCTGTCAGCTTTTACGATAGTTTTTAAACAGGCTGTATTGCCATTGACGAATCGCCAGCACCATAGTGTTGCCATGTTTCTGTTCCATCGGCAGGGGAGCATCATCGCGAATCTGACTGTTAAACTCTTCTGCGATCCGTTCCATCTTTTTCTGCATAGCGAGATTAGCTTCAGGTGTTAAGACGCCGTTCAAAACGATTAGCTTTTCATGTTGCTTATCAAACCGTGAGCGAAAGAAATCCTGTTCTACTTTCTGTTGGAAAAACTGTTGGATCGGGCCATTGGGTAACCAGGAAAAGTTAAGGTCGACCAACAGTTTTACCCGGTTGTTGGGCTGGAGCTCTATTATTTTTAGTCGATCAAGCTGTGCAAGCTTGCGAATGCACTGATGCTCATCCAGCTCGTAATGGGTAATAATGTCAGAATAGCTAAAGCCATTGATGACACTGACGGCTACCAGCAAGAGTTCCAGATCTGAGGCGATCTCTTGTTCCTGTTCCCGGGTCAGGCATGTCAGTCGTTGTTGTTCCTGTGCCATGAGCCGAAACAGCCCGGTCAATTCCAGTCCGGCTAGTTCTGAAATTACCTCAAGGCGTTGCAGCGTAAAGTTCTGCTCTGAAAATAGTCGTTTAACAGAGGCTTCACTCAGATCCAGGGCGGCAGCGACATCGATGTAGGTTTTACCCTGAGCTTTAAGCTGTTTTTTTAATGTTTGTACCAATGCAGCGGTTTGAGCCATCACAGATATTCCGAGCAATTATAAAGTTGTGTTTTAACATAGAATTAGCCGTAAATCTCAGGGAACGTATTATATTGTGATATTTATACCGTTATCAGTCTTTAGGTCTTAATAATATTTGAGGGTAGGTTAGCAGTGTAATCAGCGTAGGCTCTTTAAGGATCAGTTACGTCTTGGTATAACAGCTGTAGCTAGCGCCAGGCTAAACGGGTTCGCTGACTGTAACGACTATCAAATTGGAGATGTAAGTGACATATAAAACACCTGTACAGGTGCAAACTGCAAGGTTGCAACTCGATAAAGTTAACATCGATGACTGGCCTGAGCTGCATAAGTACTACCGGGATATCGAGTCGACACGGTATACCACTGGCCGTCCTTTAAGCGAAGGAGAAAGCTGGCGTATCGTTGCTGCGCTTATTGGGCATTGGGAGATCCATAACTACGGGCCTTATACGGTTAAGCTTAAAGACTGTGGTACGGTGGTTGGTGTTATCGGGCTCTGGTATCCAGGTGACTGGCCTGAGCCCGAAATAATGTGGGCATTAATTCCTCAATTCACTGGCCAGGGCTATGGCCGGGAAGCTGCAGATGCTGTCAGAATCATGGCGGCAGAGTTCTTACCAGAACTGCATCTGATTAGTCTTATCTTCGAGAAAAATTTACCGTCAAGAACGCTGGCGGAAGCCGTGGGCGCGAGGTTTGAAAAGCGGATGCTCTTTCGCGATAAAGAAGCGATGATTTATCGTCACATCTCACCGCGAAATGCGGGTAATGGCGATACCAGCGAGAATTCCAGCTAAGGCTATCAGGCCTGCGGAAGGGACAGCGTCACCCAGAATCAAAGTGCCCGCGAAATACGCTACCACAGGGATGAGAAAGTTGCAGTTCGAGAGAAAACTGGGGCCAGCGCGGTTCACAACGATGAAGTAGATGATAGAAGCAAAGCCTGCCGGCATTAGTCCCAGCCAGGCCACTGCCATGAGAGCATCCGCAGTTGCTGCATATATCAACTCATCAAAAATATTCCCCAGATCAGAAAATACCAGTGGCAGTGTTAGCAGAAGGCCGCATATCAACATGCCTGCGCCTGCCACTAGCGGATTAAACGTAGGCAGTAGTCTTATTAGTACTGTGTTTATTGCGTAGCTGCTGGCTGCTGCCAGAATGGCGAGTGCGCCTAACAGGTCTACACTACCTGCCGCAAAAGGGTTGAGTAAAATAGTAACGCAGGTAAAGGCGAGAATAAAACCGATGATTTTGTAGCGGTTTAATTGTTCACCTTTAACGAAATAGTGCGCGATTAGCATGGTAACAAAGGGCATGACAGCCATCAGCACACCGGTACTGGCTGATGGAACTGATTGCTGTCCCCATGAAATAAGCATAAATGGGAGGGCGCTGCCGAACAGTCCCAGTAGCATAAAACAACCCCAGCTCCTGGCATTCAACGGTAAGCGCAGTCCTTTTGAATAGGCAAATAGCGTGACGACTAACGCACCTAAACCGACACGAAGCAGGGTAATGGTAACTGCTGTGAGGCCTCCTTCGATCGCAATGGAGGTCACCATAAAGGAGGTGCCCCAGATAGCAATCAGGATACTGAGAAGGAGCCAGTTCATCAGTTGAGGGCTTAGCACTGTTTTAGGTCAGATTCGCTATGATTGGGAGAGGGCTAGTTTATACTAGGTATTCACAGATTGCTTATATGGGTGATCTATACCGTGTTCGGCTAGTCCCGGTATTGCAGGCTGCTTTTCATTCTGGGTATTGAAATGAAACAATTTATTATAATCGCGCTCGTCGCTGTATTGGGGCTGATATTGCTTATATCAGGCTATCTGATGCTTCAGGGGTATCTTTCTCGAAGTGATAGCCCTCCCGGCTTATCTGATGGCAGATTAACCCCCTGTGGTGAAAAACCGAATGCAGTGTGCAGTGAAACGGGTACTGATACTGCGCACTTTGTTGAACCGGTGGGTCTGTGCTTGCTTAGCATGTCTTCAGTCGTAGCTGATGTCGAGTCTTTGGGCGGTAAGGTCATCCATGTTGAAACCGGTTATCTGGCTGCAGAGTTCAGCTCCAGTGTGTTTGGTTTTGTCGATGATCTGGAGTTACGCAAAGACAGCGTAGCCGGTGTGATCCATATTCGTTCTGCTTCCAGGGTGGGTTATTCCGACATGGGGGTGAATCGTAAACGGGCAGAGCAGCTACGGGCATTGCTGGAAGGGCAACAATGAGCAGGACTAAAAAAGTTGATTATCTGGCGGGCTATGCAGCCGAGCTGCAACAGCAGGCTGATACACTTATAGAGTCAGGAAAATTACCGGACTATCTTCGCAAGCGCTATTCCGGTCACCACTCTGTCACCAGCTCGAAAGCGTTATATCACTATACACTGGAGCTAAAGAGTAGTTACCTGCGGCAATCAGCACCTCTGAGCAAGGTTGAGTATGATGATAAAATCGATGTCATCCAAAATGCGCTGGGGTTACATACTCATATCTCTCGTGTGCAAGGGAACAAGCTGAAAGCTAAAAAGGAGATCCGTATCGCTTCGCTGTTTAAGCGTACTCCTGAGCCTTTCTTACGCATGATCGTCGTGCATGAACTGGCGCATATTCGGGAAAAACAACACAATCGTGCTTTCTATAAACTCTGCCAGCATATGGAACCTGACTATCATCAGCTCGAGCTGGATCTGAGGCTTTATCTCACCTGTATAGACCGCTTTGGCCCGGTCTTCTGAGTGAGTGTGCATGGCTATGTCTGCTAAAGATTCGATAACCGTTTTTTATGATGGATCCTGCCCTTCTTGCGAGCGGGACCGGCGGTACTACGAGTCTTTGCGGGCCGCAGATGATCAAAGCGTTATTTGGTTTGATATTACAGGACAGGAGCAACAGCTAAGAGAGTGGGGGATTGATCCGCATAAAGCCTTGCTGGAGCTACATGTTCGTGACTCTCAGGGTAAACTCTATTCTGAGCTGGCGGCTTATCGCTTGTTGATGGGCCGGGTACCACGTCTGAAGTGGCTTGGCTGGCTGCTCGGCCTGCCGATAGTTCGAACGTTAACCAGCTATCTGTACCACTGGTGGGTCGAGCGGCGGCTACGCAGAGAGGGCCGTCTATAGAATCCGCAGAGGCTATATCGTCAGTGCTGTAAAGCTCAGGTTGGAATGACCGTAGATGTTACTTTTCTGACAGAATATGTCCTTTTTCCGCCTTGAGGCTCGGGTTAAATTGTTTCTTTCTAATTAGAGGAACAGATTATGCCTATCTGGAAAACAGAGATGAGTGTCGATCAACTACAGTCTTTTGTCAAAAATACCCTGGTCGATCATCTGGGGATTGAGATCACTGAAATCGGCCCTGACTATGTTTGTGCTTCTATGCCGGTTGATACCCGCACTCATCAGCCAATGGGCTTGCTACACGGTGGCGCATCAGTGGTATTAGCTGAGACGCTGGGCAGTGTTGCTGCACAGTTAGCAGCTGAACCCGGGCATGCATGTGTGGGTCTTGAAGTGAATGCTAATCACCTGTCTGGTATCAGTACCGGATATGTTTATGGCAAAGCATCACCGATACATATTGGTCGTTCAACTCAAGTTTGGGATATCCGAATAAAAGATGAAAATGGCAAAGCGATCTGTATTTCTCGACTGACGATGTCGGTGCTTAGTAATCGTTTATTAACATAGATTAAATTTTAGTTAAAACGTCTTTGGTTATGTCGTAATTAGATAATTATATAGTGTTTCATTTTCAGTTGTGGTGCTAGACTGCCCTCATACAAAGCTGGCTTAAGAAGCCGGCTTTTTTGTTTTTTTTGAAACCTTTATTCAGACAAAGTCTTAGAGAATACGTTTAGTGCGAAATACCCTGTTGCCATTAATCACCTTGTTTGCCAGCGCAGTGATTCTTTATCTGGGCATCGGGCTTATGAATATTTTGGTGCCCTCCCGAATGGGGCTGGAAGGCATGTCTACCGATACCATCGGTATGGTTTTGTCGATGTTTTTTGTCGGACTGTTTGCCGGTGCCATCTATAGTAAACAGCTGGTTAAACGTGTCGGTCATATTCGGGCCCTGGCTGGTAGCGTCGCCATTGAAGCGATCTGTATTCTCGCCTTTACACTAGACACCAGCCCCTTGCTTTGGGGCGTTTTACGGGTGTTGTTGGGCTTTAGCCATGCCTGTCTGTTAACGGCGATGGAAAGCTGGCTGAGCGATAGTGCTTCTGAAGAAAATCGGGGCAAAGTGCTAGCGGTCTATAACGCTTGTATTCTGGGCGGGCTATTTGGCGGACAGTTTCTGATGGGGGTGGCAGAGCCCTCTGATAACACGTTATTCATCATTGTTGGAATGCTTTTCTGTATGGCTGCATTGCCCATACTTTTCAGCCGCGTACAAGGGCCTGTTATTGAAACGATTGCTCCGATGTCTGTCATCTCACTATTTAAAACCTCACCGCTGGGGGTGGCTACTTGCCTGACCGCAGGGGCTGTTTATTCTGCGTTGTTTAATATGCTGCCGGTGTTTGCCGCGGAATACCATATAAACGGTTTTCAACTCTCTCTGTTTATGGGGTGTGCGATTATTGGCGCCTTTACACTACAGTTTCCGGTAGGACTGTTGTCCGATCGCTTCGATCGTCGTTCAATTTTATTTGTGCTGTTGTTGCTCTCGTCTGTTTTGGGAATCGCGGTTATTCCGTTGGCTGAACGAGAGATGACGATCGGCATTTTTATAGTTAATGGTATAGCTGCAGGTATCATTACCTGTTATTACCCACTGAGTGTTGCCGAGTCTTTTGATAAGTTGAAAAAGTCCGAGATGGTTTCAGCAATGGGAAGTCTACTGCTGGCATTTGGTATTGGTGGGGCAATCGGTCCTTATGCTGCTTCAGTGGTGATGCAGGTCTTCGGAAGTTCCAGTTTGTTTTACTTCCTCGCTATTCTTCAGATTTTATTAGCACTGTTTACGCTGTATCGAATGACTGTCAGTAAGGCGCTACCGGTGTCCGATCAGGAAGATTTTGTCATGCAGAACGCAGCGCTTTCTACCTCGGTTAATCTGGATCCACGAACCGAGTATACCGAGCCAGATGCAATCCCCAGTTCCGCGGCGAAAACAGCTGTTCTGATTGCTGAATCCGACCCTGCAGCGGCGGTAAAAATGGCGCGCGCTTTAACCCTGAATAACCCGGAGAAAGGCACCGAAGTGGCCGCAGCGGTAGCAAGCGTACCGGGTATAGATGTTATGCGACTCTATGAGGTTATGAAAGAGACGGCCCCTTATCAGATACTAGAGATTACCCAGGCCATTGTGAAAGCCAAGCCAGAGCTTGCACCTGAGTTGATATCACAACTGGCAGAATGGTATCCGCAACAGGTGATAGCGGTGGCTATTGAAGTGGGTAGAGTGTTTCCAGATATGCGGATTGAGATGGCGCGAATTGCTGTGGCATCAGCACCAGAATCAGCGACTCAGGTTGCAGAGTATTATTCAGGGTTGTTAGCTGAAGAGCGGGAAGCGATCCGTCCAGCGGATAGAGAAGAGGATACCAGTGAATCTGATGTAATGAACATCGCATCTGAATTGTGGGATGCTAACCCTGATCAGGCGTTAGATATTGCGGTAACCGTGGCAGAATCATTCCCTGATGCGGCGGTTCCAATGACCGAAGAGTATATGGTGAATTATGAGCAGGATACTGATGAGAGTAGCGTTTCATTAGATAAAGGAGAGGCCGAGCCCGGTGAGTATTCAGATGCGGTTGAATGGGTCTCAAGGATGTCAGAGGCTGCACCGGATCAGGCGCTTGATATAGCCGTTGCGGTAGCCGAGTCAGTACCTGAAACGGCAGTGCCAATGACTGAAGACTACATGGCGCACTATGAACCTGAGGGTACAGAGGATGAAAGCCTGAAAGGTGACGTGAGCGCTGAAGCAGTAGGCGATGGTGAGCATCCCGCGGCGGTGGAGTGGGTATCCCGGCTGTCAGAAGCAGCACCGGATCAGGCACTGGATATTGCGGTTGCGGTTGCTGAATCGGTACCGGAAACCGCAGTGCCAATGACAGAAGAGTTTATGTCTCAATATGAACAGGATTCTGTCGAGGGGAGCATGTCGGCGGAATCTAACTTGTCGGAAATGGACTCAGAAGAGTATTCAGATGCGGTTGAGTGGGTTTCGAGACTGTCAGAAGCAGCCCCTGATCAGGCAATGGATGTTGCTGCAACTGTGGTTGAAGCGGCACCGGAATCTATGCTCGAGGTCACGGAGGAATACCTGTCCGTTTCCGAGGAGGATCAAGAGGTTGCCGACGAGATCAATGAAGTGTCAAATTTAAGTGAAGAAGAAACGGAAGTTGAGGATGAAGAGCACCAAAAAGCCGTCGAGTGGTTAACCCGCATGTCAGAATTGTCACCGGAGATGTCCCTTAATCTTGCGGTTAAAATTGTTGAAGCAGTGCCTGAGAGCGCCGGCTATGTAGCGGCTGAGGTCTCCAGATTGTTGCATGAAAGCCATAATGAAGAGAGTAGTGGGATTGTCGAAGAGCCTGCCAGTGAAATTGAAGAGGCAGTAGAAGTGGTGAACAGGCTCAGTGAAGCTGCTCCGGATAATATCGAAGATGTTGCCATCGCAGTGGTTGGAAATATTCCCGATGCAGCCTCTGAGGTTGTCGACGCGATCAGCGATGGTAGTGAAGCTCGGGAAGGCGAGTGGGTCGAGTCGATAGATAAAAATAGCTGAGCAAAAGTATTCAGAGATCGGCCAAACTGGGTGCAGGTTGTGCAATCCGCCGATCTCTGTATGTTTAATGGTTCAGGTCATTCAGAATGATCGTCTTAATCTGGATACGGCCTCAGTAATATTAATGGGGTCGGTATTACTAAAATTAAGCCGAATAGCGTTATCCTCTACGATTTGTCCCTTAGGGTAAAAGGCCGCTCCGGGTACTACCGCCAATTTGTGTGTTAAGGCTCTTTCAGCAACTTCAGAGCCGCTGCCAGTGGTTAGCTTGAGCCAGATAAACATACCCCCCTCGACCACTTCAATCTGAACTTGTTTTTCCATTTGTCGAATGAGTTCGGACGTAAGTTGCTGATAGCGTTCTCTATAGCTGTCTTGTAAACGTGCTAAATGGTTGGGATATTCAGCATGATTCAGCAGAGTGTTGATCATCGCTTGCTGCGGTAAACCCGTATGCAGGTCAGTTGCTTGCTTAATACGTTCAGCAATGGTGATAAATTCAGCCGGCCCATTCATCGCACCCATTCGAATACCAGGAAAACCGGTTTTTGAAAATGACTTAAGCTGGATACAACCTTCCGGGTATAGTGTTATCAGCGAAGAGTGTTGATCCCCACTGAAGCGTAATTCCCGGTATGGCGCATCTTCAATAAGGGTAATGCCATAATGGCGGCACAAGGTGCAAACCCCAGTTCGAGTCTCTTCTGACCATACACGCCCAGTGGGGTTGTGAAAATCTGGTACGGCATAGAACAGCTTTACCCTGCCTGTTTTGAAATGGTTTTCAAGTTGAATGAGGTCCGGCTGTGATTGATTGTGGCTTTTCTCACTGCCCTGGTACAGCGGGTATATTTCAGCGCCCGCCAGTTGAAAACTTTGTAGTGCACCTAGATATGCTGGAATTTCTGCAACTACGCCGTCCCCATGATTCAGGAATGCACGTGAGATCAGATCCAATCCCTGTTGGCTGCCGTTACAGATAAGCCATTTATCATTCTGTTCTGGATGCTGCTTCGTTAGTGTTTCGATGAGAGGAGCGTAGCCACGACTGGCACCGTATTGGAACAGCTCTGTCTTATCGGTGAGTAATACACATGATGCACGGATAAGGTCTACCGGCAGTAAGGATGAAGCAGGTAAACCGCCTGCCATTGAGATCATTTCTGGTTGGCTCGCGGCCCTTAAAATCTCTCTAATATAGGATGGCTGCAGGGAGTCTGCGGATCTGGAAAATTCCATAATAAGGTTACTCAGGATGCATTATTTAATTACTGCCAGAGTCTATACCTGAGAAAGGCAGTAAATTTATTCATTTATGCTTTGTTAATTATCCAAATATGATCTATTTTTTATTCAAATATGCTAATCGGTTATTTACTGAGTCTATATGGTTGCCATACAACAAGACGCGCGAATTAATGATGTTCTGTATTATATTCATCGGGATCTGAGTGCTCCGCTAACTGGGGCTGTTCTAGCGCGTGTTGCTGCTTATTCAGAACAGCACTTTCACCGTGTATTTCAACGTGTTACCGGTGAGTCTCTACATCGGTATATTCGGCGGATTCGATTAGAGCAGGCGGCAAATCTGTTGATGTTTGAACCCGATTCGCCGGTACGTGATATCGCTTTGAAGTCTGGCTATAGTTCTTTAGCTTCTTTCACCCGGATATTTGGCGAGCAATTTGGAATCAGTCCCGGTCGTTGGCGACATCAGGAAACTCCGCAGATGCTGCCTTATAATACTGATCCCGAAATTGCAGCGGGTGCCAAACGAATAGCCGGGTACCCGTTACCTGTACCAGACCTTCTTGAGCTACCAGATCAGCCGGTGGCCTATATTCGTCACTTGGGTTACGGCCGTTCGATCAAAACAGCCTGGCAAATTCTGCAAGCCTGGGCTGTCGCTGAAGGTCGGCCTTTTGGTCCGCAGATAGGGCTGCATCATTCTAATCCGGCATTAACGCCATTAGACCAGTGCCGTTATGTTGCCTGCCTCGGTATTGATCGGCCAATTTCCCGCCGAGGTCTGGTAAACTCACTGGTCATTCCTGGTGGGCTCCATGCAAGGTTCAGATTTAGTGGACAGTATGGTGATTTGTTACCTTGGATTACTCGCTTGCAGAACGAGTGGTTATCACATTCCGGACTTAAAGCTGGTGTGACGCCCGCGTTTGCAGAATATCAGCGTAACCAGTTTATCGACGCACAAGAGCATTTTGAACTCTGCTATTACCAACCGGTTTCCCTATATTAAAAAAGGAATATTTTAATGAGCATAGACATCAGCCTGAATGACACTCTTGCGCAGAGTGAGGTAATCGATATTTACCGGGCTAACGTTTGGTCTGCCGCTGATAAACCCGAAAAACTGATGGCTGCTTTGAAGGCTTCCCATAGCCTGGTAACGGCCCGGGACTGCGGTAAGTTAATCGGGCTTGGAAATGCAATATCTGATGGCCATTTAGTGGTGTATTATCCTCATCTACTCGTTCTGCCTGAATATCAGGGGCAGGGCGTTGGAAAAGAGCTTATGCGGGTTATGCAGCAGCGCTATCAGGGTTTCCATCAACAGATGCTGACTGC
The genomic region above belongs to Amphritea japonica ATCC BAA-1530 and contains:
- a CDS encoding PLP-dependent aminotransferase family protein: MAGGLPASSLLPVDLIRASCVLLTDKTELFQYGASRGYAPLIETLTKQHPEQNDKWLICNGSQQGLDLISRAFLNHGDGVVAEIPAYLGALQSFQLAGAEIYPLYQGSEKSHNQSQPDLIQLENHFKTGRVKLFYAVPDFHNPTGRVWSEETRTGVCTLCRHYGITLIEDAPYRELRFSGDQHSSLITLYPEGCIQLKSFSKTGFPGIRMGAMNGPAEFITIAERIKQATDLHTGLPQQAMINTLLNHAEYPNHLARLQDSYRERYQQLTSELIRQMEKQVQIEVVEGGMFIWLKLTTGSGSEVAERALTHKLAVVPGAAFYPKGQIVEDNAIRLNFSNTDPINITEAVSRLRRSF
- a CDS encoding DUF1499 domain-containing protein, which encodes MKQFIIIALVAVLGLILLISGYLMLQGYLSRSDSPPGLSDGRLTPCGEKPNAVCSETGTDTAHFVEPVGLCLLSMSSVVADVESLGGKVIHVETGYLAAEFSSSVFGFVDDLELRKDSVAGVIHIRSASRVGYSDMGVNRKRAEQLRALLEGQQ
- a CDS encoding thiol-disulfide oxidoreductase DCC family protein, whose amino-acid sequence is MSAKDSITVFYDGSCPSCERDRRYYESLRAADDQSVIWFDITGQEQQLREWGIDPHKALLELHVRDSQGKLYSELAAYRLLMGRVPRLKWLGWLLGLPIVRTLTSYLYHWWVERRLRREGRL
- a CDS encoding VIT and vWA domain-containing protein, translating into MNIKSLSGAIAIAVTLTAGSVVTSSADAAGLLKPANSSQPDLSIKEHHVNVVLEHSYAVTSVEQVFHNPSNKALEAIYSFPVPEHAAVGEFTYWIDGRPVTGEVVKKQQARQIYEQEKQAGRETALVEKDSHKTFDISVTPVQPNSDVRIKLVYIQPAHVDSGIGRYVYPLEDGGVDDQKNAFWSRNEVVDEKFSFNMTLGSGYPVDSIRLPQQPQASIQQLNPTQWQISMANQSGALSTDALASDEPQPIEQDPEVQQLNPVLAQTAGILPAASLNQDIVVYWRLKQDLPGSVDLISYKKATDSQGTFLMTLTPGDDLAAVQGGRDWIFVLDVSGSMQGKYSTLVEGVRQGLGKLQSDDRFKIVLFNNSATDFSKGFQAATPEIINPLLNQLEQYKPHDGTDLYAGISEGLKHLDADRSNAMILVTDGVANVGVTEKKRFLTLMEKADIRLFTFVMGNSANRPLLDGMTDVSNGFAISVSNADDIVGQLMLATSKMTHQALRDVELKIDGGRVTDLTPEQINSLYRGEQLTIAGHYHKPGPVQVTLTGKIGDQKRLYSTEVTLPESSLLHPELERIWAYSSIENMQAKMDYLGESSNEDTQQAITDLAIQYDLVTNYTSMLIVRDEVFKQLNIDRNNQQRTDTENNARQQRLQQPVKTVRADNQKPMFNPSNNRATLGGGSGAIGHWVLLLIAALLLVQFSNNRNRKRS
- a CDS encoding GNAT family N-acetyltransferase, translated to MTYKTPVQVQTARLQLDKVNIDDWPELHKYYRDIESTRYTTGRPLSEGESWRIVAALIGHWEIHNYGPYTVKLKDCGTVVGVIGLWYPGDWPEPEIMWALIPQFTGQGYGREAADAVRIMAAEFLPELHLISLIFEKNLPSRTLAEAVGARFEKRMLFRDKEAMIYRHISPRNAGNGDTSENSS
- a CDS encoding MFS transporter — its product is MRNTLLPLITLFASAVILYLGIGLMNILVPSRMGLEGMSTDTIGMVLSMFFVGLFAGAIYSKQLVKRVGHIRALAGSVAIEAICILAFTLDTSPLLWGVLRVLLGFSHACLLTAMESWLSDSASEENRGKVLAVYNACILGGLFGGQFLMGVAEPSDNTLFIIVGMLFCMAALPILFSRVQGPVIETIAPMSVISLFKTSPLGVATCLTAGAVYSALFNMLPVFAAEYHINGFQLSLFMGCAIIGAFTLQFPVGLLSDRFDRRSILFVLLLLSSVLGIAVIPLAEREMTIGIFIVNGIAAGIITCYYPLSVAESFDKLKKSEMVSAMGSLLLAFGIGGAIGPYAASVVMQVFGSSSLFYFLAILQILLALFTLYRMTVSKALPVSDQEDFVMQNAALSTSVNLDPRTEYTEPDAIPSSAAKTAVLIAESDPAAAVKMARALTLNNPEKGTEVAAAVASVPGIDVMRLYEVMKETAPYQILEITQAIVKAKPELAPELISQLAEWYPQQVIAVAIEVGRVFPDMRIEMARIAVASAPESATQVAEYYSGLLAEEREAIRPADREEDTSESDVMNIASELWDANPDQALDIAVTVAESFPDAAVPMTEEYMVNYEQDTDESSVSLDKGEAEPGEYSDAVEWVSRMSEAAPDQALDIAVAVAESVPETAVPMTEDYMAHYEPEGTEDESLKGDVSAEAVGDGEHPAAVEWVSRLSEAAPDQALDIAVAVAESVPETAVPMTEEFMSQYEQDSVEGSMSAESNLSEMDSEEYSDAVEWVSRLSEAAPDQAMDVAATVVEAAPESMLEVTEEYLSVSEEDQEVADEINEVSNLSEEETEVEDEEHQKAVEWLTRMSELSPEMSLNLAVKIVEAVPESAGYVAAEVSRLLHESHNEESSGIVEEPASEIEEAVEVVNRLSEAAPDNIEDVAIAVVGNIPDAASEVVDAISDGSEAREGEWVESIDKNS
- a CDS encoding DMT family transporter translates to MNWLLLSILIAIWGTSFMVTSIAIEGGLTAVTITLLRVGLGALVVTLFAYSKGLRLPLNARSWGCFMLLGLFGSALPFMLISWGQQSVPSASTGVLMAVMPFVTMLIAHYFVKGEQLNRYKIIGFILAFTCVTILLNPFAAGSVDLLGALAILAAASSYAINTVLIRLLPTFNPLVAGAGMLICGLLLTLPLVFSDLGNIFDELIYAATADALMAVAWLGLMPAGFASIIYFIVVNRAGPSFLSNCNFLIPVVAYFAGTLILGDAVPSAGLIALAGILAGIAITRISR
- a CDS encoding AraC family transcriptional regulator, whose translation is MVAIQQDARINDVLYYIHRDLSAPLTGAVLARVAAYSEQHFHRVFQRVTGESLHRYIRRIRLEQAANLLMFEPDSPVRDIALKSGYSSLASFTRIFGEQFGISPGRWRHQETPQMLPYNTDPEIAAGAKRIAGYPLPVPDLLELPDQPVAYIRHLGYGRSIKTAWQILQAWAVAEGRPFGPQIGLHHSNPALTPLDQCRYVACLGIDRPISRRGLVNSLVIPGGLHARFRFSGQYGDLLPWITRLQNEWLSHSGLKAGVTPAFAEYQRNQFIDAQEHFELCYYQPVSLY
- a CDS encoding M48 family metallopeptidase gives rise to the protein MSRTKKVDYLAGYAAELQQQADTLIESGKLPDYLRKRYSGHHSVTSSKALYHYTLELKSSYLRQSAPLSKVEYDDKIDVIQNALGLHTHISRVQGNKLKAKKEIRIASLFKRTPEPFLRMIVVHELAHIREKQHNRAFYKLCQHMEPDYHQLELDLRLYLTCIDRFGPVF
- a CDS encoding hotdog fold thioesterase; translated protein: MPIWKTEMSVDQLQSFVKNTLVDHLGIEITEIGPDYVCASMPVDTRTHQPMGLLHGGASVVLAETLGSVAAQLAAEPGHACVGLEVNANHLSGISTGYVYGKASPIHIGRSTQVWDIRIKDENGKAICISRLTMSVLSNRLLT
- a CDS encoding GNAT family N-acetyltransferase: MSIDISLNDTLAQSEVIDIYRANVWSAADKPEKLMAALKASHSLVTARDCGKLIGLGNAISDGHLVVYYPHLLVLPEYQGQGVGKELMRVMQQRYQGFHQQMLTADGDAVGFYQALGFTRAGKTEPMWVYAGNDH